The genomic window GCTGTGCCGGTAGATGATCAGTCCGCCGTCGATGTCGGCCATCGTGAAATTGTCGCCGACTTTGAGCGGAACGCCGCCACGACTCACGAACCCGTTTTCAGGTATAGATACAATAGTAAAGAAGATTTGATCGCGTCTCGAGTCGCCGTCCGTCACGTGCACGAACGTGCGATCGATGACGACGGACGTGCCTTCTTTGAGCGGAATCGTCGGCACGATGACGGTggatttttcgtcgtcgacgggcaGGACGGTTATCGTGATATTTCGTCTCGTCACGTTGTGTCCaagcggatcgacgacggtgaagaagaagcgaacgTATTTGATTTCGGTTCCCACTTCTCTCGGCGGCTCGTAGCACACCTTGGAATAGCGAAGCATTCGCTGCGtgaacgtcgtcaacgtttgACTGGGATTATCGCACGCGACGAGTCGGCCCGGATCGCCGGAATCGCCCGGAGAAACCCACTGGGGCCCGCCGCCTATTATGACGTAAGTCAACAGGTCGTCAtccgaatcgacgtcggtgaACAAAACGACGCCACCGGTGATCGGAGTGCGAACTTTTTCGTGAACTGTAATTGCAAACGGTTTGCCGACGACTGGTGCCGGtgccgcgtcgtcgacgctatTGATCTTGAAGAGGAACGTTTGTATGGGCGATTGATTtccttcgccgtcttcgagCGTAAAGGAGAACGAGTCGCTGTTCGTTTCGCTGCCGTCGTGGAAATAGAAGAGTTttccgtcgatgacgtcttgccacgtgaacgacgtcgtgacgACTTTCGTGTAGTAGATACCGTCGAACGAGTAACCGGTCACGTTATCCGGTCGATCGGTTTGCTGGATGACGAGTCGACCATGTCTGGGCaacgtcgtgacgacgaaacgaatgGAGGAGTCGTCCGAATCGATATCAGATGCGCTCAGAACGAACTCAGTGATCGGCACTTGttcgccttcgttcataacGATGCCCGTGTTCGTCAGAAGAACGGgactctcgtcgtcgaccgatacgacgacgatgggaaagagaaagtcgacgtcgtgcgtgCCGTCCGACGCGCGAAGAACGACGTTGTCGAAATTCGTGTCGGTGCCGTCGTGTTCGTACCAGATGACGCCGTTCTTCAGATCGTTCATCGTGAACGTCTTGACGGGGACtttgacgccgccgacgagccGATACACCGATCCGTGATGGGGTCCGAATAGGAACGTCAGCGTGACGTCCTCGACGTTGTCTTCGTCGGATATGACGAGATATTTGCGCGTGATTGCGCGTCTCTCACCCTCGTACAACATCAAGCCGCGATTTCGCGTGGGTATCGGCGCGAGAGTGTTCTTCGGATTCACGATAATCAGAAAGGAGatttcgttcgatttcgcgcCTTCGCTGTCGACGATCTGCAATTTGATCTCGATCAATCGTCTCTGATCGGAATCCTCTTTCGGCGGCGAATAGCCGattttcaaatcgaaaaCGTCCTGctgacgaaacgacgtcaacgccTGATTCCGATCGTCGGTGCTGAACAGATAACCCTCGCCTTCGCCGAAACCCGACGTAATATTAAATATCAATTGTCCGGCCGGCGTTTCGGCGTCTTCGGCGCCGACTACGCTGCGCgtgatcgccgtcgcgatgTACTGGTGCACTTCGAGTagaaaaacggcgtcgaacgatcgcACGGGAACCGTATTCGGAAGTCCGTTCTGAATGCGAACGAGCATCTGAAAGAATTCCTTCTTCGTGATTGCGCCCGTCGCGATGTCGCGCAACTCGACGACCATGGGAACGTGAtcgcgattcggcgacggcggcttcgtgtGCACGTAGCGAATGCCGAGCGCGAGAAAGTCGGCGCAGTCCTGCTGGGCCACGTGACCTTCGGCATTGGTCAATTCGCCGTAGCGCGGCAAACCGTCGGCGCTACTCAgcaaagtcacgtgacacgtTTGAAGGGTGTCGTCGTAGGTGAACGTCAGTTTCGTGCCGTCGATCGGATCGGACGTGCCGCCGGGTCGCGGCACTTCGAGCGGGCGAATGTTCGTGACGATTTCGAGTtgaacgaaggcgacgtcgacgatcatgACGAACGGGATGACGATCGTTTCCGTTGCGCTATTGATGACCGCTTGCGCCGAAACGCGATCGGCGTCCACGTCGAGCGAACCGAGATGAATGTACTGGACGGTGTTCGGCGCGAAGTCGCACGGGAATCGATCGGGCGTCATAAAGCCGATCGTCTGTTCGAGCGGATTGTTGCGAAGGATGCGCACTTCGCATCGATCGCCgacttcgaattcgatttcgagaTCGGCGGGACTGAGAAAGACCGAGCGACCGCGATTCACCGTGATCGGATTGTTCGTCGCgatgcgtcgtcgcgcgttcgtcgtcgcgacgaggagtagggagaggaggaggaggaggagaggcTTCATGACTGGAAGAGGCGGAGTCTACGAGAACGACACGTCAAAGTAAACATCGACTACTCGGAATCGAAAGAGGTCTAATAGCTAAACAACTACTAAAAGTCGAAAAGTGCTCTTTGCTACGCCTATCCGTTAGCATGCTTGAATTCGATTTAGCCAACAAATAGGAAGGCCACCCTGCTCGAGGCTCGTACCACGCATCGGGTCTCGACTGTCTCGACCGTCTAACCATAATAAACGTCGGGGAGGGCTCCGACTGTCAACAGTTCCTCATCATCCTAATTGGTGACAGTCGGGACACGCGACCCGGTGCGCTCGCGGTCTGGGAAAACGACGGTCCCGTACGTTGATAGGTAACACTAAAATGCTAATGTCGCACACGACGCAAAGGAGAACGCGTTCGCAGGAAAAGAGACGCTCGGCCACCGGCGCCAACGAACGGGGTCTAGAACGTtgggcgcgcgcgcgagcacGACTTCGTGTGAACTCGACGAGCGCGGCACgtgcgaaacgtcgacgtttcgacgccTCGCGCCGTATCGTAAAATAATGTCGAGACACTTCGACGGGCACCGAACAACCATGCACATTCATGCGAAGCCACACGACCTTTCAGCGCAATTAGGGGAACGATGCAAAGTGGATGATTCCTCTAGGGCATTTGGAACAATGGGATCATGCCACACAAACCAAACCTCGTAACTTCGTCAGACGTCAAGTAGAAATTGTTCAGAAACGCTCCTTCGCAATATCCTACGATAGAGAGATCGGCGTTAGGCGATCGAAGCTTCGctccgttttttttctcccgcGGCTCACCTACCGATGACAGGACAACGACAGGAGGATACTGAAACTTTCTGCGCGATCCGAAAGGTGCAAGCGGCGTCCGAGCGGAGTGGGATCGAagtgcgagacgacgtctGCGCGTCACTCCCCTTATAGGGTCCCGCAAGTCTGATTAGGGCGTGGCTTACcgaaaggcggcggcgccgatcTGCCGGCTGATTAGACTCGGTTCTATTTCGGCGAAAATGGATCATCATGAATAACAATAAGCAGCTACTTATTCGGTGTCTTACTGCATGTACCGACGCAAATGGCCTCGTTTTCGAGTCGCACAGTCGCCGAGGTAAGACGATCGTGACCGGAAGCGAACGGTCGAGGccgcgacgaaaatcgaggCTGTACTCATCAATAATTCGACGCGTGCGCGCGTGTCACCGCAAAACCAAAGATTTGATTGAGACAACGTATTGTACGCTAGCAAGCTAGCAcccttcaaaaaaaacacaaactAGATacaaatgacgacgagcctgacagaagaagaaaaaaagccttTTATCCAGCAAAGCAGGCTAAAGTAGAGAAACAAATTCTGTAAGGTCTGTTTGGTTATAAGCGAGACTTAGTTATTCCGAGCGACGTTGTGAGCCCACCAATTCCAGCTGACGCTCCAGCTATTGTCGATGGCCTCGCgaaattttcgacgaaatttctGCAGTGCTTCATCGCTGCCGTAGCCAAGGTGAAGAGCCTCGCGCACGTAGGTAATATCGTCCAGCGATCGCAGCTCAGGAATGCCGGTCGACAACATCATTGCAAAGAGACTGATGAGGAAGGGTCCGTGGTTACGGAGCTCCATAAAGGCTGTCTCGCACAGGTTTTTAAATCtattgagaaaaaaggagaaagcgtagagtgagagagagagagagagagagagaaaaaaatttagaatCTTTACTTTTCAAATTCCGGacttttttcgtcgccgcctttcgTAATGACGTAAATGAAATCGTGCGTCAAAACGAATGGgacgcgttctcgtcgaacgccgaATTTGCTCTTGAAGTTTCCGAGAAAATGACCGAAGTCAATATGCAGAAGCTAAAAAATGCAAATCGACTCTATACCGCGAAGCCCGTTCACTTCGCCAATTAACGGAAGCGCACCTGGCCATTTTCTTTCAGCATAATATTATCGCTGTGTCTATCCCCAATGCCTAAAACGTACGTGGCCACGCAGTAGCCAGCGCACGAAAGCATAAACATCTCGACGGCCTTATCAAGACTAAGGGTCGGCGGGGGAGCGaacaaatgaattttttctctctgtctATATGAATTCCTTTACCTATCCTTGTCCGGGTTCTTCTCCTGAAGCCACTGGAAGAGGCATTTCTTGTCGAATGCGCCCCTGGAACCTCGATGTTTTTTCTGTATTCTAGCCACGGTGTCTGCTTGCAAAACCACTTCAATCATTCCTACTTGCTTTCCAGCCGCCAAACAGCCGTACGGCGTCATTCTAAAGCGCGACGGAAAGAGGAACCATGAATTTGTTTCCGTCTACGTGCAACCGCTAAACGATCGTCTAATCGTTGAGCGGCGTGGCGGGCTGGCTCGCgatgtagaaaatatttactGTTCGAAAAAAGGGGTGGAAGCTAAGCCGACTTATTAGCAAAGCAAACGCCTTCGGCCGCTTTTCGTGGAAGCGAATTGGCATAATGGAAACGCCGGAAATAGATGCACGAACTAAATAAACAGGAGGGCGAAACCGAGCACCAAGTGGCTctcggaaatcgtcgactcaGACAAAGCGAGCGCACCAGGGGGCCCCGGACCCCGGAAAGAGAGATCTGATTGAGATCTCGGCGAGCGTGCGTTTGTGTATTCTCGAAGCCCTATGCCTCTAAGGTAAGGCGGCAACCAGATTGTCTTGGGGATGATTCACTTACTTGAGATCTAAACCAGCCTCCTGCCAGAAGTTGTCCATGATTCCAATCACCTGAAGTGTCAACATGTCCTGACGCAGATCTGATagacgaaaaaattgcaaatgaaggggggggggggggggggggggctcTCAGAGAAAAAGCCAAAGGGAAGGGGCTCACCGTCTCCGTTTTTGAATATGAGGAACAAGTAACGACCTTCCTTGTCCTTGtcaggcgacgacgtcatgtcCGGATCGGCGTTTTCGTAGACGAGCCAAAGCGGTCTCATTTTCGAATCCATGAACTTGCACTTGTCAAGTCTGCGAAAACACCCCCGGTTTCGATCACCCCCGCacgagagaaaatcgattAGACTGACTGGTAATTTCCCAGACGGAAAACCGGATTCAGaggagacgaaatcgacgtgaCGCTCTCCAAAACCGCGGGCTCTTGCAATTTCTGTCGCATCGCCGTCAGAGCGTTCTGCTTCCGGCTCTAAAAAATACATACAATATATATTCAACGGAAATTTCATAGACAACGTAACTTGCCTTCTCTTTAAATTGCTTCTGTTGAAGCAGAGTCGTAAGTTCGCAAAATCGCTGAACAGCTTTGATCTATCAATAATCGGAAGTGAGATCCCCCTTTCTCCCatttgtctttctctctctctctctctacctGTGACGTCAAGACTTTCATGTGGGCACCGTTACCGCGACAATACGCCTCGAGCATGAGCCCAAATCGAACGGCCACTTCCGGAACGTGCATCTCCGCTCTGAGGACGAAAACCAGAGCGAATAGAAACCAAGAAGGACCCCCTTCGCCCTttccccctcctcctctaCACTCACTTCAAATTCCAGTAAAAATAATGCCCTATTAGTTTGTTTCGTAGAGCGCGTTTCAATAGGAATTCGGCCAATGGACAATCGAGATAGGATTCGTACTTGAGGACctaagagaaacggttcAAAATGTGCGAGTTGTCCTTTGCGTGACGACTCGCCTGAACGAGCTGTAGGAGATAACGCTGCAAATCGCTATCcctaataaaaaagagagaaattcgtTGTATCTTTATTTATAAGAggatcgtttctttttctctctcactgTAGTTGAGCCTCCAAGCACTGGACGGCAAATCGACGCAAGACCTGATCCGGATAGAGATAATCGAGCAATTCCATTGCCGTTTCGACTTTGACGGGCGGCCACTGGGACAGCATGTAGTGCATTTCCGCCACTTGATCCGGATTCGACCACTTGGCGGAGGCGGCCAATTTGGGAAGCGAGTGAGGAATCTGAAGGCAAAACGATCtaggagagagaaagagagaatagagaaagaagagacgcgCCCCTCGTCGTTGGAACCTCGCTTTCCAAATCAATTCCCTGTCTTGATCCTCGAGCTCAGCCAGGGGATCCATCTCGGCGATTTTCTGCATTTCTTCGTACTCAGGTCCAGTCAACTAGAGTAGACCCCCCCAATACCTTATATAAATAAACGTCTATTCTATACACGTACAGGAACGGATCCCGCTTCACTATACAGAACATATCCCTTTTGAtacatctaaagaaaaacataagaagaaaaaataatcaataatttctaCGCACTTCTTCGTGACTCGGATACAATATAGATCCCGTTGATTTGGTATCGACATCGATGCTAATGTCCAATGCC from Oscarella lobularis chromosome 1, ooOscLobu1.1, whole genome shotgun sequence includes these protein-coding regions:
- the LOC136194287 gene encoding phosphatidylinositol 4,5-bisphosphate 3-kinase catalytic subunit alpha isoform-like, producing the protein MELTIDCLLPSGILIPLRCNPKLSLETIKSQVFDEARKYPLFNLLQDKSCYVFVGVNEDAEREELVDESKSYEDVRLFQDLLKIAEKKGNMEQKLVDAEIGVIIGKRLAEFANLGPEVVDFRKNMLKVCEEAVQDRSKGWKERLQHAFPADVEERDLPKHLMAKLLAGNRINVEILASTQGGAYHTATVQVSVDAKPKDVIDAAFQKKSIRLSERPDSYCLKVCGRVEYLLRDTSLKHYKYIRQCLAKDVKPELSLQLNRELLDSLGHDTFFSPTEPTTGGQIGAPPLPARGKSLWHIPKDKKLKVKVVAARNVNPGQIYRLRVRAGVYHGGESLSLIGDTKDSEKTMEPSWNEFLVFDILLRDLPRNARLCFVIYGVIEGKSGKSTKGKGSKVNKKRSNHVPLAWVNMNLFDYRGQLQTGQKTLYCWPVDGQLDDALNYIGTTVNNPTITTCPALDISIDVDTKSTGSILYPSHEEMYQKGYVLYSEAGSVPLTGPEYEEMQKIAEMDPLAELEDQDRELIWKARSFCLQIPHSLPKLAASAKWSNPDQVAEMHYMLSQWPPVKVETAMELLDYLYPDQVLRRFAVQCLEAQLQDSDLQRYLLQLVQVLKYESYLDCPLAEFLLKRALRNKLIGHYFYWNLKAEMHVPEVAVRFGLMLEAYCRGNGAHMKVLTSQIKAVQRFCELTTLLQQKQFKEKSRKQNALTAMRQKLQEPAVLESVTSISSPLNPVFRLGNYQLDKCKFMDSKMRPLWLVYENADPDMTSSPDKDKEGRYLFLIFKNGDDLRQDMLTLQVIGIMDNFWQEAGLDLKMTPYGCLAAGKQVGMIEVVLQADTVARIQKKHRGSRGAFDKKCLFQWLQEKNPDKDSLDKAVEMFMLSCAGYCVATYVLGIGDRHSDNIMLKENGQLLHIDFGHFLGNFKSKFGVRRERVPFVLTHDFIYVITKGGDEKSPEFEKFKNLCETAFMELRNHGPFLISLFAMMLSTGIPELRSLDDITYVREALHLGYGSDEALQKFRRKFREAIDNSWSVSWNWWAHNVARNN